The following coding sequences lie in one Monomorium pharaonis isolate MP-MQ-018 chromosome 1, ASM1337386v2, whole genome shotgun sequence genomic window:
- the LOC105831981 gene encoding serine protease grass: MMFIGSFILFLVLTTINAQNECTDRSANCINIRNCPEVIALLTGPRPLSTQTLQTLRNLQCGFEGHYPKVCCSQATITTTTTAPTTRTTASTRTTTPTMTMTPTTTTTASTRTTTPTMTTTRTTTTTTTPPTTAVPKEDTKENPPDVTNHPNLRFLNEFCGSITRYPLLSNTTGIFEYPWMALIAYESNVTLKAPEFFCTGTVISRRYILTAAHCVTSLPKDLRLVSVRVGDYDITKELDCEMVGVDKVCLDKYQEFGVDSSYSHPGYTRAELKNDIALIRLNGTMNFKSGNVKPICLPLGAAARATLSRAVVTGWRLAEYDRRSAFLLHEKLPVVSNEQCKEIYKPSKQVWHKQLCAGGRINVDSCLGDSGGPLQAPGIYNGTSVKMIQYGVVSYGLMPCGVSGIPEVYTNVAYYMDWILDTLTD; encoded by the exons ATGATGTTTATTGGCTCGTTTATCCTTTTTCTCGTTTTAACAACAATCAATGCAC AAAATGAATGCACGGATAGAAGTGCTAATTGCATCAATATTCGTAATTGTCCGGAGGTTATAGCCCTCTTGACGGGTCCAAGACCGCTATCGACACAAACGTTGCAGACCCTCAGAAACTTGCAATGCGGCTTCGAAGGCCACTACCCGAAAGTTTGTTGCAGCCAG GCAACAATTACTACGACAACGACGGCGCCGACGACGAGAACGACGGCGTCGACAAGGACAACGACACCGACAATGACAATGAcgccgacgacgacaacgacggcgTCGACAAGGACAACGACGCCGACAATGAcaacgacgaggacgacgacgacgacgacgacgcctcCGACAACAGCGGTCCCAAAAGAAGATACTAAAGAAAATCCGCCGGATGTGACAAACCATCCGAATCTACGTTTTTTGAATGAATTTTGCGGGTCTATTACCCGATATCCATTACTTAGCAATACAACTGGAATCTTTGAGTATCCATGGATGGCATTGATCGCATACGAAAGCAACGTAACCCTGAAGGCTCCGGAGTTCTTTTGTACCGGCACCGTCATCTCCAGGCGCTACATTCTCACCGCTGCTCATTGCGTCACGTCACTTCCAAAAG ATCTCAGACTGGTAAGCGTAAGGGTAGGAGATTATGACATAACCAAGGAACTTGACTGTGAAATGGTCGGGGTTGATAAAGTGTGCTTAGACAAGTATCAGGAATTCGGCGTGGATAGCTCTTACTCCCATCCAGGATACACTAGAGCGGAGCTGAAGAATGACATCGCGCTTATTAGATTGAATGGCACCATGAACTTCAAATCGGGGAACGTCAAGCCTATTTGTTTGCCCCTCGGTGCTGCGGCGAGAGCGACTCTTAGCAGG GCAGTGGTGACCGGCTGGCGTTTGGCAGAGTATGATCGGCGCAGCGCATTCCTCCTGCACGAAAAGCTGCCGGTGGTTTCCAACGAGCAgtgtaaagaaatatataagcCGTCCAAACAGGTCTGGCACAAACAACTGTGCGCCGGTGGTCGAATAAACGTGGACTCCTGTCTGGGCGACAGCGGCGGACCTCTGCAGGCGCCCGGTATATACAACGGTACGTCAGTGAAAATGATCCAGTACGGTGTGGTCAGCTACGGGTTGATGCCATGCGGTGTCTCGGGTATTCCCGAAGTCTACACCAACGTTGCCTACTACATGGACTGGATCCTCGACACGTTAACGGATTAA
- the LOC105831980 gene encoding melanization protease 1, translating into MVLIGSLVLILTVTTINAQFQCSDRNANCVSILNCPEMLSILRGPKPFSAQTLETLKNAQCGSEGRYPKVCCNQQQVDKEMTIRETSENTPNPPDVTNHPNLRLLDHQACGPITRPKVVNGNKTAIFEYPWMALITYQRTGKPNPEYLCGGSIISSRYILTAAHCVTLLPSDVRLIGVRIGEHDISKERDCETDLNGREVVCAERYQDLDVDSFYFHPGYTKTKQQNDIALIRVNVTMSFTPQNVKPICLPFGSAINLTKKKAVVTGWGLTEYDLTSSELLQAKLPIVPNDRCEEIYKPSKEIWYKQLCAGGQMAVDSCNGDSGGPLQASSKYNNLIMRIVQYGIVSYGMTPCGIEGIPGVYTNVAYYMDWILNTMTD; encoded by the exons atggTACTCATCGGTTCGCTCGTCCTTATTCTTACTGTGACAACAATCAATGCAC AGTTTCAATGCTCAGATAGAAATGCTAACTGTGTCAGTATTCTCAATTGTCCGGAAATGTTAAGCATTTTGAGAGGTCCAAAACCGTTTTCAGCACAGACCTTGGAAACGCTCAAGAATGCGCAATGTGGCTCCGAGGGCAGGTATCCAAAAGTTTGTTGCAATCAG CAACAGGTAGACAAAGAGATGACAATCAGGGAGACCTCAGAGAATACTCCAAATCCCCCGGACGTGACGAACCATCCGAATTTACGTTTGTTGGATCACCAAGCGTGCGGACCTATCACTCGGCCAAAAGTAGTCAACGGCAACAAGACCGCAATCTTCGAGTATCCGTGGATGGCATTAATCACGTATCAACGAACCGGTAAACCGAATCCGGAGTACCTTTGTGGTGGCTCGATTATTTCCTCGCGCTACATTCTTACCGCCGCTCATTGCGTCACGCTACTTCCAAGTG ATGTCAGACTGATAGGAGTTAGAATAGGAGAGCATGACATAAGCAAGGAACGTGACTGCGAGACGGATCTCAACGGGCGCGAGGTCGTGTGCGCCGAGAGGTATCAGGATTTGGACGTGGATAGCTTTTATTTTCATCCGGGTTACACAAAAACGAAGCAGCAAAACGACATTGCTCTTATCAGAGTAAATGTTACCATGAGCTTCACACCTCAGAACGTCAAACCTATTTGTTTACCCTTTGGTTctgcaataaatttaactaAGAAAAAG GCCGTGGTGACCGGTTGGGGTTTGACGGAGTATGATCTGACCAGCTCAGAACTTCTGCAAGCGAAGCTACCAATTGTTCCCAACGATCGATgtgaagaaatatataagCCCTCCAAGGAAATCTGGTACAAGCAGCTGTGTGCCGGCGGCCAAATGGCTGTAGACTCTTGTAATGGTGATAGCGGCGGGCCTCTACAGGCGtctagtaaatataataacttgaTAATGCGCATCGTCCAGTATGGCATTGTCAGCTACGGTATGACGCCGTGCGGCATCGAGGGCATCCCCGGAGTTTATACCAACGTCGCCTATTATATGGACTGGATCCTTAACACCATGACAGATTAA
- the LOC114253741 gene encoding CLIP domain-containing serine protease 2 gives MSISNFLLSLKFLALLTVSINAQYENSRGDCTVDSQLGTCILARDCRFVANILEKSRDQAIVYLRRNHCGFEGPNPKVCCINSANVDTRPDDHVTNFGTTQSWNSEQTIPQLDYTQTDVANNPLLPTNCGRELSQRIIGGERTELDEFAWMALLEYQKPNGRSTACGGVLISKRYVLTAAHCIKGKDLPTNWRLTSVRLGEYDTDTDPDCVQDSETTQVCADDPVTVGVEEQIAHEEYRPLSRDQRYDIALLRLSYDVMFTKYIKPICLPTNTLLNQKLFVAGWGKTESRSSSNIKLKLKLPLADKDQCDEVYGNAGVRLGYGQICAGGQRGKDSCRGDSGGPLMAVERLYNGTSKWTTVGVVSFGPSPCGMQGWPGVYTKVSDFVPWILSKMRP, from the exons ATGTCAATATCTAATTTCTTGTTGTCTCTCAAGTTTCTGGCATTGCTAACTGTCAGCATCAATGCGC AATACGAAAACTCGCGGGGAGACTGCACGGTCGACAGTCAGTTGGGCACATGTATACTCGCGCGTGACTGCAGATTCGTGGCCAACATTCTGGAGAAGTCGCGGGACCAGGCGATCGTCTATCTGAGGCGCAATCATTGTGGTTTCGAAGGCCCGAATCCGAAGGTGTGCTGCATCAACAGCGCGAACGTCGACACCCGTCCGGACGACCATGTCACGAACTTCGGGACCACGCAGAGCTGGAACTCGGAACAAACCATCCCGCAGCTCGACTATACTCAGACAGATGTGGCAAACAACCCGTTATTGCCGACCAACTGCGGCCGCGAACTGTCGCAGAGGATCATTGGCGGCGAGCGCACTGAGCTCGACGAGTTCGCCTGGATGGCACTGTTGGAGTATCAGAAAC CCAACGGCAGATCGACGGCGTGCGGCGGCGTCTTGATCAGTAAACGTTACGTCCTCACTGCCGCTCACTGTATCAAAGGCAAGGATCTGCCAACCAACTGGCGTCTGACCAGCGTCCGCCTGGGCGAATACGACACCGATACCGATCCGGATTGCGTGCAAGACAGCGAGACTACCCAAGTATGCGCTGACGATCCAGTAACCGTAGGTGTCGAGGAGCAAATCGCTCATGAGGAGTACCGACCATTGTCGCGGGATCAACGTTACGATATCGCGCTGCTGCGTCTTAGCTATGACGTGATGTTCACCAAATACATCAAGCCTATTTGTTTGCCGACCAATACATTGCTAAACCAAAAGCTCTTCGTAGCTGGCTGGGGCAAGACGGAAAGTCGCTCgtcttcaaatattaaattgaagttGAAATTGCCCTTGGCGGATAAAGATCAGTGTGATGAGGTCTATGGTAACGCCGGTGTCCGTCTGGGCTACGGACAGATCTGCGCGGGTGGACAGAGAGGCAAAGACTCATGTCGGGGTGACTCGGGTGGTCCCTTGATGGCTGTTGAAAGGCTTTATAATGGTACCAGCAAATGGACCACCGTGGGCGTTGTATCATTTGGACCATCACCCTGCGGTATGCAGGGATGGCCTGGCGTGTACACGAAAGTATCAGACTTTGTTCCCTGGATTCTTAGCAAAATGCGGCCGTAA
- the LOC105831979 gene encoding serine protease easter: MMLINLFVLFFALTIIDAQNNCPGKCIDILDCPEHRHFWTNLWTEETYQTIESLQCSPKGTYPKICCNQTETTETLEDIPDFPYVMNHPNLRLLDHQACGLNVDYDNKTKFNQYPWIALLRYQGYDDDWYDERQDNDRERFFCSGTIISSRYILTSARCRNRGRNYRLIGVRVGDYDLSKERDCEVDENGREVCAERYQDFDIAKSGFYTYPDEASRFQRKNDIALIRLNDTIDFSLPNVKPICLPFGYTAKQFRREISWVDVPGWGMTTYAPIKSLKLLSVKLNVVPNEYCKKLNFYGQIAIYSDEKEWYKLICAGGQIDVEHPCNGDLGGPLHAVSTYVYDEHDNVRTVQYGVMTEDRYPCGTKLRPNIYANVAYHMDWILNTMTD, translated from the exons ATGATGCTCATCAATTTGTTTGTTCTTTTCTTCGCTCTAACAATAATTGATGCAc AAAATAACTGCCCAGGTAAATGTATCGACATTCTCGATTGTCCGGAACATAGACACTTTTGGACTAATCTTTGGACAG AAGAAACTTATCAAACGATCGAAAGTTTGCAATGTAGCCCTAAGGGCACTTACCCGAAGATTTGCTGCAATCAG ACAGAAACAACAGAGACCTTAGAAGATATTCCAGATTTTCCATATGTGATGAACCATCCGAATTTACGTTTGTTGGATCATCAAGCGTGCGGGTTAAATGTGGATTACGACAATAAAACCAAATTTAATCAGTATCCCTGGATAGCACTGCTCAGATATCAAGGATACGATGATGACTG GTACGACGAACGACAAGACAACGACCGAGAGAGATTTTTTTGTAGCGGTACAATCATTTCCTCACGCTACATCCTTACCTCTGCTCGATGCAGAAATCGAGGGAGAA ACTACAGATTGATAGGCGTCAGGGTAGGAGATTATGATCTAAGCAAGGAACGTGATTGTGAAGTGGACGAAAACGGGCGCGAGGTGTGTGCCGAGAGGTATCAAGATTTCGATATAGCTAAATCTGGATTTTATACTTATCCGGACGAGGCTTCCAGATTTCAAAGGAAAAACGATATCGCTCTTATCAGGTTGAATGATACCATAGACTTTAGTTTGCCAAATGTCAAGCCCATTTGTTTACCCTTCGGTTACACCGCAAAACAATTTCGTCGAGAAATATCTTGG GTGGACGTGCCCGGCTGGGGTATGACGACATATGCTCCCATCAAAAGCTTAAAACTCCTAAGTGTAAAGCTGAATGTAGTTCCCAACGAgtactgtaaaaaattaaatttttacggGCAAATAGCTATTTATTCAGATGAAAAAGAATGGTACAAATTAATATGTGCTGGCGGTCAAATTGACGTGGAACATCCCTGTAATGGTGACCTTGGCGGACCTTTACATGCGGTTAGTACATACGTATATGATGAACACGACAACGTACGCACAGTCCAGTATGGCGTGATGACCGAGGATAGATATCCATGCGGCACCAAGCTCCGTCCCAACATTTATGCCAACGTCGCCTATCATATGGATTGGATCCTTAACACTATGACTGATTAA